Proteins encoded in a region of the Populus nigra chromosome 3, ddPopNigr1.1, whole genome shotgun sequence genome:
- the LOC133688206 gene encoding heavy metal-associated isoprenylated plant protein 47-like, with product MSSIFFFYFVFLIFSCWALVQQKIVLGVQMNCQKCRRKALEVVAETDGVSFLGLEGENKEEVVVIGDGVDAAKLACRLRKKVGYTAIISVAPTAN from the exons ATGTCTTcgatcttcttcttctattttgtttttttgattttttcttgttggGCACTTGTGCAGCAAAAGATAGTGCTCGGGGTACAGATGAATTGCCAGAAATGCAGGAGGAAGGCACTCGAGGTTGTGGCAGAAACGGATG GTGTAAGTTTTCTGGGATTAGAAGGAGAGAATAAAGAAGAAGTAGTGGTGATTGGAGATGGAGTTGATGCTGCCAAGTTAGCCTGCAGGTTAAGGAAGAAAGTTGGATATACTGCCATTATCAGCGTTGCACCGACGGCTAACTAG
- the LOC133688085 gene encoding glucan endo-1,3-beta-glucosidase 5-like: protein MSRLPRTLLYLVFVVILLSGSFPVGESAIGVNWGTISFHRVKPSIVVDLLKDNKIKKVKLFDADPDALTALVGSGIEVMVGIPNEMLAALSSSTDASDLWVRQNVSRYVVKGGADIRYVAVGNEPFLTSYSGQFQSFVVPALLNLQQSLVKSNLAGYVKLVVPCNADAYESSLPSQGAFRPELTQIMTQLVSFLNSNGSPFVVNIYPFLSLYGNSDFPQDYAFFEGSTHPVTDGSNVYYNAFDGNFDTLVSALNKLGYGQMPIVIGEVGWPTDGAFGANLSAARFFNQGLINHVLSNKGTPLRPRVPPVDIYLFSLLDEGAKSVLPGNFERHWGIFSFDGQAKYALNLGLGNRLLKNAKNVEYLPSRWCVADPSKDLTNVANHMRIACSVADCTTLDYGGSCNGIGAKGNISYAFNSYYQLQMQNAQSCDFDGLGMVTFLDPSVGDCRFLVGVTDHKKSIAFRPTHRRTTIWTYILWWVWFFLML from the exons ATGTCAAGGTTACCAAGAACTCTGCTTTATCTGGTTTTTGTAGTAATATTGCTATCAGGGTCATTTCCAGTGGGAGAATCAGCTATAGGAGTTAATTGGGGGACAATTTCATTTCACAGGGTGAAGCCTTCGATAGTGGTGGATCTGTTGAAAGACAACAAGATAAAGAAAGTGAAGTTGTTTGATGCAGATCCAGATGCGCTAACTGCTTTAGTGGGGAGTGGGATTGAAGTCATGGTTGGGATTCCTAATGAGATGTTGGCTGCTCTTAGCTCTTCAACTGATGCTTCTGATTTGTGGGTTAGGCAGAATGTTTCTAGATATGTTGTTAAAGGTGGTGCTGATATCAG GTATGTTGCAGTGGGAAACGAGCCATTCCTCACAAGTTACTCAGGTCAATTTCAATCTTTTGTTGTCCCTGCTCTGCTCAATCTACAACAGTCTTTGGTCAAATCAAATCTTGCTGGCTATGTAAAGCTAGTTGTCCCTTGCAACGCTGATGCTTATGAGTCTTCTCTTCCTTCTCAAGGGGCATTCCGACCTGAACTAACTCAAATTATGACTCAACTTGTGTCCTTCCTCAACTCAAATGGCTCACCTTTTGTTGTAAATATCTACCCATTTCTTAGCTTGTATGGGAACTCAGATTTTCCACAAGATTATGCGTTCTTTGAGGGGAGTACCCATCCTGTTACAGATGGGTCTAATGTTTACTACAATGCTTTTGATGGGAATTTCGACACTTTAGTTTCAGCACTCAACAAACTTGGATATGGTCAGATGCCCATAGTTATCGGGGAGGTGGGCTGGCCAACTGATGGAGCCTTTGGTGCAAACCTCAGTGCAGCAAGGTTTTTCAACCAGGGGCTCATAAATCATGTCTTGAGTAACAAAGGAACCCCTCTGAGACCACGTGTCCCTCCCGTGGATATTTATCTTTTCAGCCTACTTGATGAAGGAGCAAAGAGTGTACTTCCTGGAAACTTTGAAAGACATTGGGGGATTTTCTCATTTGATGGCCAGGCTAAATATGCACTGAACCTTGGTTTGGGTAACAGGTTACTAAAGAATGCGAAGAACGTTGAGTATCTCCCATCAAGGTGGTGTGTGGCAGACCCCTCTAAAGATCTGACAAACGTGGCCAACCACATGAGAATTGCCTGCAGTGTTGCAGATTGCACAACACTTGATTATGGTGGATCGTGCAATGGAATTGGGGCAAAGGGAAATATCTCTTATGCATTCAACAGTTACTATCAGCTCCAGATGCAAAATGCACAAAGCTGTGATTTCGATGGGCTTGGGATGGTGACATTTCTAGACCCATCAGTTGGTGATTGCAGGTTTCTTGTTGGAGTGACTGATCATAAGAAATCAATAGCTTTCAGACCAACTCATAGGAGGACCACCATTTGGACTTATATCCTGTGGTGGGTGTGGTTCTTTCTAATGTTGTAA
- the LOC133687953 gene encoding disease resistance protein Pik-1-like, which translates to MKQVIVFKVQMACGKSRVKARTVVAKACGVNSLALQGDDRIVVSGDGIDAAHLTYCLRKKVGHTDIISIMLMHQ; encoded by the exons ATGAAG CAAGTGATCGTGTTCAAGGTTCAGATGGCATGTGGGAAAAGCAGGGTCAAGGCTCGCACGGTGGTGGCAAAAGCTTGTG GAGTGAACTCTCTGGCATTACAAGGAGACGACAGAATCGTGGTCTCTGGAGATGGGATTGATGCAGCCCATTTGACATACTGCTTGAGGAAAAAAGTTGGGCATACTGATATTATCAGCATTATGCTCATGCACCAGTAA
- the LOC133690367 gene encoding heavy metal-associated isoprenylated plant protein 47-like, whose protein sequence is MAMKQKIVFKVQMNCERCRIKTLKVVSDADGVDSMGFEGERRENVVVIGDGVDAATLASRLRKKVGHTEIISVALAN, encoded by the exons ATGGCAATGAAG CAAAAAATAGTGTTCAAGGTACAGATGAATTGCGAGAGATGTAGGATTAAGACGCTCAAGGTTGTGTCGGATGCAGATG GTGTGGATTCTATGGGATTTGAAGGAGAGAGGAGGGAGAACGTGGTTGTGATCGGAGATGGAGTTGATGCTGCTACTCTAGCCAGCAGGTTAAGGAAGAAAGTTGGGCACACTGAAATTATCAGTGTTGCCCTGGCGAACTGA
- the LOC133689217 gene encoding vicilin Cor a 11.0101-like yields MVRKQLEISLLVSLTCLLLFPSIFTVRANATTRTSTTTTTLQTSNQQVLDYKIQDQRGDQEEGGGHKDLEDEEEEINPYVFEYDRDIVSRVKTEHGRVDVLQQFTKNSNLLSALANYRVEILEANPLTFMTPAHIDADFVLFVVKGRGAITVIHEEIKRETSNLECGDIFRVHADTTFYMVNRDEYEKLYVAKILFPVNLPGNYEAFYGAGGGDSESFFEAFSWDLVEAALNTERGRLEKIFKQQQAKIMNATKQQIEALS; encoded by the exons ATGGTGAGAAAGCAGCTGGAAATTAGTTTGTTGGTTTCCTTAACATGCCTCCTGCTATTTCCATCCATATTTACAGTGCGTGCAAATGCAACCACACGAACtagtactactactactactctTCAGACATCCAATCAGCAAGTACTGGACTATAAGATACAAGACCAACGAGGGGATCAAGAAGAGGGAGGAGGACACAAGGACCTGGAGGATGAAGAAGAGGAGATCAATCCTTATGTGTTTGAATACGATAGGGATATTGTTTCTAGAGTCAAGACTGAACACGGAAGAGTTGATGTTCTTCAACAATTCACCAAGAACTCAAATCTTCTTAGTGCTCTAGCGAATTACCGTGTTGAAATTCTTGAAGCTAATCCTCTAACATTCATGACCCCTGCCCACATAGATGCTGATTTTGTTCTCTTCGTTGTTAAGG GACGTGGGGCTATAACTGTGATCCACGAGGAGATAAAGAGAGAGACCTCAAACCTGGAATGTGGAGATATCTTCAGAGTTCATGCTGATACTACTTTTTATATGGTTAATCGAGATGAATATGAGAAACTTTATGTCGCGAAGATCCTTTTCCCGGTCAATCTTCCTGGCAACTACgag GCATTCTATGGAGCAGGTGGTGGAGACTCAGAGTCTTTCTTCGAGGCATTCAGCTGGGATTTAGTCGAGGCTGCTCTTAAT ACTGAGAGAGGAAGGCTGGAGAAAATCTTCAAACAACAGCAAGCAAAAATCATGAATGCCACCAAGCAACAGATCGAGGCCTTGAGCTAA
- the LOC133689070 gene encoding E3 ubiquitin-protein ligase RGLG2-like, producing the protein MGSKHSRHQDHHRDSYGCRASSNPCSSPNVASYAVYDDGRSKPQSRYSRIGDDYHSLEQVTRALAQAGLESSNLIVGIDFTKSNEWTGARSFHRKSLHHLGDSMNPYEQAISIIGRTLSAFDEDNLIPCFGFGDTTTHDQKVFSFYPDDQLCNGFEEVLSRYREIVPRVNLAGPTSFAPIIETAIEIVDNSGGQYHVLLIIADGQVTSSVGTVNGQLSPQEQNTINAIVKASNYPLSIVLVGVGDGPWDMMHKFDDNIPSRAFDNFQFVNFTEIMSKNIPMFKKETEFALDALMEIPSQYKATIDLQLLGCQKGAPGRNALPPPLGNGSVNSYPTYSRSRSNAAYVPSTDHSSDNRHCPSCLWNKKDLAFGCGHQTCYDCGKDLNQCPICQAYITTKIKLYE; encoded by the exons ATGGGAAGCAAACATTCAAGGCATCAGGATCATCATCGTGATTCATATGGTTGTAGGGCTTCATCTAACCCATGCTCTTCTCCAAATGTAGCAAGTTATGCTGTTTATGATGATGGAAGAAGCAAGCCGCAGTCAAGGTATTCAAGAATCGGTGATGATTACCATTCTCTTGAACAG GTGACAAGAGCTCTTGCACAAGCTGGGCTGGAATCTTCCAACCTTATTGTAGGCATTGATTTTACCAAAAGCAATGAGTGGACCGGTGCACGATCCTTCCATCGGAAGAGCCTGCATCACCTCGGGGATTCTATGAATCCATATGAACAGGCGATTTCAATAATAGGAAGAACACTGTCAGCTTTTGATGAGGATAACCTCATCCCTTGTTTTGGCTTTGGTGATA CCACTACTCATGATCAAAAAGTTTTTAGCTTCTATCCGGATGATCAATTATGCAATGGCTTTGAGGAAGTCTTGAGTCGTTACAGAGAAATAGTCCCCCGTGTTAACTTAGCTG GACCGACATCTTTTGCTCCAATCATTGAAACTGCTATCGAAATTGTGGACAATAGTGGTGGTCAGTATCATGTTCTTCTGATCATTGCTGATGGTCAG GTTACAAGTAGCGTAGGGACTGTTAATGGGCAGTTGAGTCCTCAGGAGCAGAATACTATCAATGCCATTGTAAAAGCAAG TAATTATCCCTTGTCAATTGTGCTGGTTGGGGTGGGTGATGGACCATGGGACATGATGCACAAATTCGATGACAACATTCCTTCTCGggcttttgataattttcag TTCGTGAATTTCACAGAAATTATGTCGAAAAACATTCCCATGTTTAAGAAGGAGACAGAGTTTGCTCTGGACGCGTTAATGGAAATACCATCCCAATACAAGGCTACAATAGACCTCCAACTCCTAGG CTGCCAAAAAGGTGCTCCTGGAAGGAATGCTCTTCCTCCTCCACTTGGGAATGGCTCGGTTAATTCCTATCCCACATATAGCAGGTCAAGAAGCAATGCTGCTTATGTCCCTTCTACAGATCATTCTTCGGACAACAGG CACTGTCCCTCGTGTTTATGGAATAAGAAAGATCTTGCTTTCGGATGTGGACATCAG ACATGCTATGATTGCGGGAAAGACTTGAATCAATGCCCCATTTGTCAAGCCTACATAACCACAAAGATAAAGCTGTACGAGTAA